The genomic window CAAAAGTAGAACCACCGTGAGCTCGAATACTTTTAATTCGGCCCGGAATGGTCAGAGGTTTACCCGTACCCAAAAATTGATCGAATGATCGAACGATGTAATCGATGCTTTGCCGGCGACTTGTCCGCGGCGGATACGGATCTATGCCCGCTTGACGGAGTTGATCAAGTTTTTTAATCCGAATAAGATATTCTTCGTCGATTCGAGACATGCTAAAAATATTAGTCAGTGAAGATAAGCATAGCAAAAAAGGCCATATTTCGCAATAAAGTAGCCATTCGGGCTTATTTATTGATTGATTAACTCACAATTGCTAATATCTCAATTTTTGTAGTGCCTTTAGGAAGGTCAATTTGAACTATATCCCCCTTTTTTTTGCCTAAAAAAGCCTGACCCAAGGGGGATTCGTTAGAAATAATACCCTGGGCTGGATCGGCTTCATTTGACCCGACTATGACATATTCTCGCTCGCCGGAATGATCTTTAATCCGTATCCGAGAGCCCACCCGGACAATGCCGTCAGAACCTTTCGATTTTTGAATAATGGTAGCGTTTCTAATAATCGTCTCAATCTCCATAATGCGCCCCTCGACAAATCCTTGTTCATTTTTTGCTTCTACGTACTCGGCATTTTCTGAAAGATCACCGAGTTCTTTGGCAGATTGTATACGCTCAGCGATTTGTGCACGTTTAACATTCTTCAATTCATGAAGTTCTTTTTTGAGCTTTTCAAGCCCTACCATAGTAATAAATGTGTCTCGATCATTCATACTCGTATCATTAGTTGCGTATATCAAATATCATCGAAATAATAATCAGCACCGGCCATTCATAAATGGCATGGGCATGTGTTTATATATACGGCATTACTTATTTGCTGAGCAATTCTACTATCTCCTCATAATCATGTCAAGACAGTGCCGGATTATTGAGGTCGGGGCACATCACGAAACCAATATTGAAGGCCCTTAAGCGCAACAGGAAGTGCGGCATCATTTCCCTCGCCACCTGCTTCGACAATGACCGCAATAGCGATTTCGGGGTTGTCAAATGGTGCATAAGCGGTAAACCAGGAGTGTGTTTTATTATCTGCTCCAAACTGCGCAGTTCCTGTTTTACCGCCAGCCGCCACTGGTAACTCTTGGAGACGTCGGGCGCTTCCACTTAATACTGCTTCACGCAGTGCATTTTGAACAGCCTTTAAGTTTTTTTCAGACGCAACATGATCCCTGATAATTTTTGGTTCAACAGGTTGAACATTGAGTCCGTCAGGGCTTGAAAATGAATCTGCCAGACGAGGCTGAAATACCGTACCGCCATTTGCAATCATGGCGATGTAATTTGCCACCTGCAAAGGGGTAACCAGCAAATCTCCCTGTCCGATACTTAAATGATACGTGTCACCAATATACCAGCGCTCGCCTTTGGTTTCTTCTTTCCATTCTTTCGTCGGCAAAAACCCGTCTGATTCACCAGGCACATCAATACCCAGCAACGTATTTAAACCAAATTTTTCCAAATACGATCTGATTTTATCAACTCCCAGACCGGTGTGTGTTTCGTCCCCGCCGCCTACAAGATAAAAATACGTATTAACTGATTCGGCGATGGCTTTTGCTAGATTAGTTTGTCCATGACCACCCGCTTTCCAATCAGGAAAAAACCACTCTCCAATTCGAATTCCACCGGTACTGGAAACGGTTGTCTGTGGCGTTATTATTCCTTCCTCAAGTCCGGCTAGCGCTATTAAGGGCTTGATAGTCGATCCTGACGGGTATTCCCCTGAAACAGGCCGATTAAAAAGGGGGCGCTTATCATTGGCAATAAGCTCAGCGTATCGATCGGCGGAAATACCCTTGTTGAATTCATTATTATCATATGTTGGCACCGAAACAAGCGCTCTGATGCCACCGGTTTTTGGATCAATAGCGACTGCTGCACCCCCTGTAACGTTTTTGTGACTGGACATGTATTCTGAAAGTGCTTCGCCTAGTGTTTTTTGCAATTCTGCATCGATGGTCAATATAATATTTTTTCCTGGCGAGGGTAACTGTTCACTGAGAACTTTTATCTCTTTTCCTAATGAATCAACCTCTACTTCCTTTTTTCCGTAAGTTCCGCGAAGAGTTGATTCATAAAATTGTTCAATTCCCGAAGCACCAATAACATCATCGTATAAATATTCAGGATGTTCGGTTAACTGAGTTTCTGAAATTTTGCTTAAATAACCAAGGTTGTGTGAAAAATATTCTCCGCCGGTATATTCTCGAAAAGTGTCTGCTTGAATCGTTATGCCGGGTAATGAAGCACTTTCAATTTGTAGTAACAGTGCAGTGTCATACGGTATGTGTTCAACGATAACCCGAGGCTCAAATAAGTACGGTTCAAGTGCATTTATTTTGTCAGATAGTTCTGATTCGTCTATACCAATTTTCGTACTCAGTTTGTTGATAATCGCAGCTCGCGTTGTTAAATCTTCGGGAAAATCAGCGGTTGTCACAGATAGTGTAAAATTAGCCACATTACGCGCAAGTATCGTCCCATGGCGATCATATAGAATACCTCGAGGCGCTTTAACTTCATGAATTCGAATGCGATTATCTTCAGCGGCCGCCCGAAAATCACCACCTGAAATAATTTGCAAATACGCGGTTCTAAACAGCAATATTCCAAAAAATATAAGGATACCGATAAATACCCAACGCAACCGACGTACATCAAAATTGGACGTAAGATATGTATCAGAGTCCCTCGTTGGTATATACGAATTTTCTACCCAAGCCACACGGTACTGTCTCCGGCTGATATGACGATTCTGCTCATCGCCTATTGAAAAAATGTCGTTGTGTTTCATTACGTTACACGCGAGGATTTAAACGAAAACGATGAACTACATGTCGGCCTACTAGAAGCGACAACGCGTGAATACAAACAATTAACGCTACATGCACGCTGAGCTGAACGCACAGAGAAATTATATAATCACTATTAATACTTGATCTGAACTCGCGCCAATTGACTAAATAAAAAAACTCGGTTAAACCCCAAATAAACAAATGGTACATAATGGTGCTGACAATCATCATTAAAATGATCGCGTACATTGATTTGCGAGCAAACAAACTTCGAAAAGCGTAAAACATTACCACAAGCGGCACCACCATAGCGAGCGTATACGTTCCAGCCGTTGAACTTGAATACATATCAAATATAAGCCCAGCACCAGCGGCAAAAATAAAGCCACGTTCGTAGTGGGATTGAATAATCAAGTATACTGAAATCAGCAATGGCAGATTGATATAGTTTCTACTAAAGTCAAAATTCCCGAAAAAGCTTATTGAAAAAACTGCGGTTAATATTATGGCTACCGCAAAGAAGCTATTCTTGAGCATAGGCTGGTGTGATGATACTTACAACACGAACAGTCTGATAATCAATCAAGGGTTCAATGGTCGCCTCTTGAAATAATTGCCCGTCTTGCTTACGTACTTCGGAAATTTTACCAATAAGTAGATCGGAAGGTATTGATTCTTCAAGACCGGAAGTAATGACTAAATCTCCAATCGAAATTGTGTCACTTTGGGGAATTAACTGCATAATTAACGAAAGGCCAAACTGTCCCTTCAAAATTCCCGGACTTCGTGCATCATTGCTAACAATAACGCTGAGTTCACTTTGATTATCATTGAGTAATAAAACTTTTGAAATAGATCGATTAGTGTCAATTACTCTACCATACAAAATCCCACTCCCGGTTATTACGGGGTTGCCAATTTTGATGCCATCAGCATCACCCTTATTTATAATAACAGTTCTGAGGTATTCATCCGATGCACGGCCGATAATCTTCCCGTTGACCGTTTGTATATCGTTCGAATTAATAAATTCTAGCTGTTCTCGTATATCATCGGCGTCATCAATTGTGTTCTGTAGCTTTAAATTCTTATTTGTAAGAGCCGCAATTTCTTCGCGTAGCTGTTCATTGTCCTTTTGTAGATTCTCTAAATTAGTAAAATACGTAGAAATATTTTGTATTTTTAAAGAAGAGGTAACTAAAAATTCTTGAATCGGTCTCAATGCGGTCGAAACAATATTTTCCACGGGACGCAGTACTCCAAGCCGCTGCGTGGTAATTAGCAAGCCGATGCTGATAACCGCCACGGTAATGATACCGAGGCGTGATTTAAGTAAAAACTTCATATTTAGCTGGTCAAAACGCTATTTGAACTGTCGTTCGACAGGACGTCTTTCAAATTTTCCAAATCATCT from Candidatus Kerfeldbacteria bacterium includes these protein-coding regions:
- the greA gene encoding transcription elongation factor GreA, with the protein product MNDRDTFITMVGLEKLKKELHELKNVKRAQIAERIQSAKELGDLSENAEYVEAKNEQGFVEGRIMEIETIIRNATIIQKSKGSDGIVRVGSRIRIKDHSGEREYVIVGSNEADPAQGIISNESPLGQAFLGKKKGDIVQIDLPKGTTKIEILAIVS
- the mrdA gene encoding penicillin-binding protein 2, whose product is MKHNDIFSIGDEQNRHISRRQYRVAWVENSYIPTRDSDTYLTSNFDVRRLRWVFIGILIFFGILLFRTAYLQIISGGDFRAAAEDNRIRIHEVKAPRGILYDRHGTILARNVANFTLSVTTADFPEDLTTRAAIINKLSTKIGIDESELSDKINALEPYLFEPRVIVEHIPYDTALLLQIESASLPGITIQADTFREYTGGEYFSHNLGYLSKISETQLTEHPEYLYDDVIGASGIEQFYESTLRGTYGKKEVEVDSLGKEIKVLSEQLPSPGKNIILTIDAELQKTLGEALSEYMSSHKNVTGGAAVAIDPKTGGIRALVSVPTYDNNEFNKGISADRYAELIANDKRPLFNRPVSGEYPSGSTIKPLIALAGLEEGIITPQTTVSSTGGIRIGEWFFPDWKAGGHGQTNLAKAIAESVNTYFYLVGGGDETHTGLGVDKIRSYLEKFGLNTLLGIDVPGESDGFLPTKEWKEETKGERWYIGDTYHLSIGQGDLLVTPLQVANYIAMIANGGTVFQPRLADSFSSPDGLNVQPVEPKIIRDHVASEKNLKAVQNALREAVLSGSARRLQELPVAAGGKTGTAQFGADNKTHSWFTAYAPFDNPEIAIAVIVEAGGEGNDAALPVALKGLQYWFRDVPRPQ
- the mreC gene encoding rod shape-determining protein MreC — encoded protein: MKFLLKSRLGIITVAVISIGLLITTQRLGVLRPVENIVSTALRPIQEFLVTSSLKIQNISTYFTNLENLQKDNEQLREEIAALTNKNLKLQNTIDDADDIREQLEFINSNDIQTVNGKIIGRASDEYLRTVIINKGDADGIKIGNPVITGSGILYGRVIDTNRSISKVLLLNDNQSELSVIVSNDARSPGILKGQFGLSLIMQLIPQSDTISIGDLVITSGLEESIPSDLLIGKISEVRKQDGQLFQEATIEPLIDYQTVRVVSIITPAYAQE